From Cupriavidus oxalaticus:
CCTCGGGCTCGGTGAAGCCGGTCAGGTAATAGAAATAGCTGTCGTGGCGGTACGGATAGTCGCTGTCGCGGTTGCGCATCGCTTCCGGCGCCGTAGGCAGGATCGCCACGCCACCGCCGCCGGCGCGCAGGTGCTGCAGCACACGGGCGCGGCGTTCGCGGCAGGCGGCGAGGAGGGCGTTGTCGGGTGCGGACATGGTGTGGCCTGGGGAAGAGGAGGATCAGGCCGATTCTAACGCCGCCGGGCGCGTTGCAGCGGCGGTGCTGCAAAAGGCGCGTCGCGCCACTGCCATGGCGCGCTTCCATACCCCTGATTCAACGCCCCACGGAGGCGACCGGCACAGGCGCAATACTGGCGTCCAGCTCTGCCAGCTGCGCCGGCGTCCCAACGTTTTCCCAGCGCCCGTCGAAACGTTCTCCGCTGGCGGTGCCGGCGGCGATCGCGGCGCGGTAGAAGGGTGTCATGGCGACCCGCGTGCCAGTCGCGATGCCGGCGAACAGGCGCGTATCGTACAGGCCGATATTGCCGAAGGTGAGGCGCTCGCCGTGGATCGGGTGCTCCTCCAGCGATAGCCGCCCTTGCGCGTCCATTCCGAAGTCGCCACGCGGATGGAACGCGGGGTTGGGCACCATGACCAGGTGCATGCGCGGCTCGGCGGCGCCGGCTATCGCGACGGCGCGGGGCAGGAGCTTGCGGAAGTCGTAGTCGCAGAAGATGTCGCCCGACACGGCCAGGAAGATCTCGCCGCGGGCCGGGTCGTGCGACAGCAGCGGCAGGGCCTTGGCGATGCCGCCGGCGGTTTCCAGCGCCTCGGTTTCGGGCGAGTACGCGATGCGCACGCCGAAGCGGCTGCCGTCGCCGAGCGCGGCTTCGATCTGCTCGCCCAGCCACGCATGGTTGATGACGATGTCGCGCAGGCCGGCGCGCGCCAGCGCTTCGATCTTCCAGACGATCAGCGGCTTGCCGCCCACGGCCAGCAGCGGCTTGGGGCAGGTATCGGTCAGCGGGCGCATTCGGTCGCCGCGGCCGGCGGCGAAGATCATGACCTTCATCAGAACAGGGCCTCCAGGGCAAGCAGCGCGGCCATGCCGCCGGCGATGGTCCAGCCGACGCTGCGGGTACGCGCGGCGATCAGGATGGCGACCACGCCGGCCACCAGCCGCGCATTGGTAGGGGTGAGCGCGAGCTCGCCGCCCTGCATCAGCAGGTCGGGGGCGATCAGCGCGGACAGCATGGCGGCCGGGACGAACTGCAGCGCGGTCCGGAACCACGCCGGCAGCCGCACGCGGCCTTCCACGGCAATGAATGACAGGCGGATCAGGAAGGTCGCCAGGCCGGCGGCCAGGAAGACCCATAGCAAGGTCAGCGCATTCATGCGGCCTCCTTGCCGACCGAGCCGGCCCGATCCGCCGCGCCGGCCCGGCGCGCGCCGGGGCGGTTGCCGCGGCCCAGTACCAGCATGCCGGCGGCGATGCCGCCCAGCGCCGCCACCATCAGCCCGAGCTTGTGCGGCAGGCCGTAGCAGGCCACCGCCAGTATGCTGGCGGCCACCGCAGCGGCCACGTGCGAGCGGTGCTTGAGACCGGGCACGATGATGCCGATGAACGTCAGCGGCAGGAAGAAATCGAGCGGCCAGTCGCGCGGCACCTGGGCGCCGACCAGCACGCCGGCCAGCGTCGACACCTGCCAGCTGGCCCACAGCGCGAAGCCGCCGCCGAAGTAGTACCAGTGGCGGTATTGCGCGCGCGGGCCGGTATCGCCCAGCCGGTGCGTCATCGCGGCGAAGGCCTCGTCGGTCAGCAGGTAGGCGATCAGCGCCTTCCAGCGGCGCGGCAGGTGGGCCAGCGTGGGCGCGATCGTCGCGGAATACAGGGCGTGGCGCAGGTTGACCATGGCCACCGTCAGCGTGATCACCACCGCGGGCGTGCCGGCGGTCCACAACTGGGTCAGGATCATCTGCGAGGCGCCGCCGAATACGATCGCGCTCATGGCACAGGCCAGCCACGCCGGCATGCCGGCGCCGACGGCCAGCACGCCGTAGATCAGGCCAAACGGCACCACGCCAAGCAGCATCGGCGCGAGCGCGCGCGCGCCGGCCAGCCATTCGCCGAGGGCGGTAATGGCGGCGCTGGCGTGGGCGGCGTGCGGCCGGGCCGGGTCGTTGGCGTCAGGCACGTCGTCAGAAGGTATAGCCGGCCGGGCTGGCCGCGCCTTCCAGCGCATCCAGCAGGCGGATCAGCTTGCGCAGCTCGGTATAGCGGCCGGCAACGTTGCGGGTGTACTTCAGCACCAGCGGCAGGTTGGCGAGGTAGCCGTCCTTGCCGTCGCGGTGGTACAGGCGGGCGAAGATGCCCAGCACCTTCAGGTGGCGCTGCAGGCCCATCCATTCGAAATCGCGGTAGAACTCGCCAAAATCGGCATTGACCGGCAGGCCGGCCTTGCGCGCGCGCTCCCAGTAGCGGATCAGCCAGTCGAGCTGCTGTTCCTCATCCCATTCGATATAGGCGTCGCGCCACAGCGAGACCGCGTCATAGGTGATCGGGCCGATCACCGCGTCCTGGAAATCCAGCACGCCAGGATTGGCGCCGCCGTCCAGCACCATCAGGTTGCGCGAGTGGTAGTCGCGGTGCACGTAGACCTGCGGCTGCGCCAGGTTGTTGGCAAGCAGCGTATCCATTACTTCACGCAGGTCGGCCTGCTGGGCGTCGCCAAGTGTGGCGCCAAGGTGTTTGGCCACGTACCACTGCGGGAACAGGTCGAGCTCGCGCTGCAGCAGCGCGCGGTCGTAGGCGGGCAGTTCGCCGGGGCGGGTGGCGGCCTGGATGCGGACCAGCGCCGCGGCGGCGTCGGCATACATGCCATGGGCGGTGGAGTCGTCCAGCCGTGACAGGTAAGTCTGGCTGCCCAGGTCCGCGAGCAGCAGGAAACCCTGCGCCAGGTCCTGCGCCAGCACGGTCGGCACGGTCACGCCGGCCGCGCCGAACAGCTGGCAGACGTGGATGAAGGGGCGGCAGTCCTCGTGCGCCGGCGGCGCGTCCATGACGATGGCGGTCGGGTGCGCCGGGTTGCCGGTGCGCACGCGGAAATAGCGCCGGAAGCTGGCATCGGCCGATGCGGGCACGCAGGAGTCGGGATCGGCGGACCATGCCGGGCCAAGGCCGGACACCCAGGCCTTGAGCTGGTCCAGGCGCGGGTCGTGGGGAAGAGCTGCCATACAGGAAGGGCGCGGAAAAATATCGTGGAGCGGGGCAAGCCGGCCGCAAGGGCAGGTTTGGATGCCCCGTATAATACCCGACCAGACCCGGGCGCCGGGCGGCCCCCGGGAGGGGCCTTCGTTGCCCCGCAGCCTGTTCTGGCAGGGGTTGGCGGCTTGCAGGCGGCCGCAGCCCACGCCGAGACTGACAACCCGTGCGAATGACCGAACAACGACGAACACCGAATAACAAGGCCTTGCTTTCGCCTGCCCCCTCTGGCGCCGCCGCCCGCGCCAGGCGCGCCGGCCGCCTGAACGCGGGCCGGCTGCGCCCGCTGGTGCTGGCCATGGCCGGGCTGTCGGCCGGCGCCCACGCGCAGATGTCTGGCTCGGCGATTCCGGACCTGGACCAGGTCGAGCCGGTGTTCGAAGCCGCACCGCAGGTGCCCGAGCTGCCCGCGGTCTCGGGCGAACTGGTGCCGCGGCTGGCCGAGCCTCCCAAGACCAGCGAGCCTGATTCCGGCGCGCCGACGTTCATCGAGGGCGACCGCATGACCGGCTACAGCGAGCGCGGCGTCGAGCTCGAGGGCCATGCCGAACTGCGTCGCGACGGCGGCGTGGTCAAGGGCGACAAGCTGAGCTACGACCAGGATACGGACGAGGCCCATGCCGAGGGCAACGTGCGGCTGTCGCGCAGCGGCACGCTGGCAGTGGGGCCGGAGGCGAAGCTGAAGGTCGAGGCCAACGAAGGCTACATGCTGTCGCCCGACTACTACTTCCAGCAGACCGGCGGCGCCGGCAAGGCCGAGCGCATCGACTTCCTGGACAAGGACCGCAGCACCATCAAGCGGGCGTCGTACACCACCTGCTCGCCGGACAATGCGGACTGGTATTTCAGCGCCAACCAGATTGACCTCGACAGCGACCGCCAGGTGGGCGTTGCCTATGGCGGCGTGCTGAATTTCTTCGGGGTGCCGATCGCGGCAGCGCCGGCATTCAGTTTTCCGTTGAACGATGATCGCCGCAGCGGCTTCCTGGCGCCGTTGATGGGTTACGGCTCGCGCTCGGGTTTCGACCTGACCATGCCGTACTACTTCAACATCGCGCCGAACCGCGACCTGACCATCTACCCGCGCCTGATGACGGAGCGGGGCCTGCAGCTGGGCGGCGAGTACCGCTACCTGGGGCAGGGCTACTCCGGCCGCATCCGCGCCGAGTTCCTGCCTGACGACCAGAAGACCAACTCGAACCGCTGGGCCTACTCGATCCAGCACAACCAGAACCTGGCCAAGGGGCTGAACGCCTACCTGAACGTCAACCGGGTCTCGGACGACCAGTACCCGGACGACTTCAACCGCAGCGTGGCGCAGTCCGCGCAGCGCCAGTACGTGCAGGAAGGCGGCGTCACCTACAACTGGCAGGATTTCTTCCTGATGGCGCGGGTGCAGAAGTTCCAGACACTGCGCCCCAGCGAGCCATCGTACGAGCGCGTGCCGCAGCTCAACGGCAAGTACATCCGCTATGACCTGGGCGGCTTCGACGTGCAGGTGGAGGCCGACTACACCCGCTTCCGCATCCCGCTGACGTCCACGGGCTTCCAGCAGCCGCAGGGCGAGCGCATGTTCATCCAGCCCAGCATCAGCTACCCGATCGTGCGCGCCGGCTGGTACGTGACGCCGAAGGTCACGTTCAACGCGACCCAGTACCAGATGGAGTCGCAGGACAATACGCCCAACGCGCAGACCAATTTCTCGCGCGTGCTGCCCACCGTCAGCCTGGATTCGGGCATGACGTTCGAGCGCGAGGCGCCGACCATGAGCCGGCTGTTCGGCGTGAACTACCTGCAGACGCTGGAGCCGCGCCTGTTCTACGTGTACACGCCGTTCCGCGACCAGAGCCTGTTCCCGCTGTTCGACACGGTCCAGTCCGATTTCGGCTACGGCCAGATCTTCAGCGAGAACCCGTTCACCGGCTACGACCGCATCGCCGACAACAACAAGATCACCGGTGGCCTGACCACGCGCCTGATCGAGTCCGACTCCGGCATCGAGCGCTTCCGCGGCACCATCGCGCAGCGCTACGACTTCACCGGGCAGCGCGTGCAGCTCAATGGCACGCTGGCGGACCCCAAGCCCGGCGCATCCGACCTGCTTGCCGCGACCACCATCCAGATGTTCCGGGGCTATTACCTGGACATGGGCTTGCAGTACAACCTGGATACCGACCGGGTCAACTACGGCAACGTGGCGTTTTCATACCGCCCCGAGCCGCGCAAGGTCTTCAACGCCGGCTACCGCTACCGCCGTCCGACCGCCGTGACCGACAACACCGCGATCGACCAGTTCGAGCTGTCGGGCCAGTGGCCGATCACGCGGCGCGCCTACGCCATCGCCCGCTTTGCCTTCGACCTGAGCGCGAGCCAGATGGTCGATACGCTGGCCGGCGTCGAATACGCCGCGGATTGCTGGGTCGGCCGCGTGGTCTACCAGCGTTTCCGCAACACCACGCAGGGCTATACCGGGCGGGTCTTCCTGCAGGTGGAGTT
This genomic window contains:
- the murU gene encoding N-acetylmuramate alpha-1-phosphate uridylyltransferase MurU yields the protein MKVMIFAAGRGDRMRPLTDTCPKPLLAVGGKPLIVWKIEALARAGLRDIVINHAWLGEQIEAALGDGSRFGVRIAYSPETEALETAGGIAKALPLLSHDPARGEIFLAVSGDIFCDYDFRKLLPRAVAIAGAAEPRMHLVMVPNPAFHPRGDFGMDAQGRLSLEEHPIHGERLTFGNIGLYDTRLFAGIATGTRVAMTPFYRAAIAAGTASGERFDGRWENVGTPAQLAELDASIAPVPVASVGR
- a CDS encoding AzlC family ABC transporter permease, with translation MLLGVVPFGLIYGVLAVGAGMPAWLACAMSAIVFGGASQMILTQLWTAGTPAVVITLTVAMVNLRHALYSATIAPTLAHLPRRWKALIAYLLTDEAFAAMTHRLGDTGPRAQYRHWYYFGGGFALWASWQVSTLAGVLVGAQVPRDWPLDFFLPLTFIGIIVPGLKHRSHVAAAVAASILAVACYGLPHKLGLMVAALGGIAAGMLVLGRGNRPGARRAGAADRAGSVGKEAA
- a CDS encoding aminoglycoside phosphotransferase family protein, whose product is MAALPHDPRLDQLKAWVSGLGPAWSADPDSCVPASADASFRRYFRVRTGNPAHPTAIVMDAPPAHEDCRPFIHVCQLFGAAGVTVPTVLAQDLAQGFLLLADLGSQTYLSRLDDSTAHGMYADAAAALVRIQAATRPGELPAYDRALLQRELDLFPQWYVAKHLGATLGDAQQADLREVMDTLLANNLAQPQVYVHRDYHSRNLMVLDGGANPGVLDFQDAVIGPITYDAVSLWRDAYIEWDEEQQLDWLIRYWERARKAGLPVNADFGEFYRDFEWMGLQRHLKVLGIFARLYHRDGKDGYLANLPLVLKYTRNVAGRYTELRKLIRLLDALEGAASPAGYTF
- a CDS encoding LPS-assembly protein LptD: MTEQRRTPNNKALLSPAPSGAAARARRAGRLNAGRLRPLVLAMAGLSAGAHAQMSGSAIPDLDQVEPVFEAAPQVPELPAVSGELVPRLAEPPKTSEPDSGAPTFIEGDRMTGYSERGVELEGHAELRRDGGVVKGDKLSYDQDTDEAHAEGNVRLSRSGTLAVGPEAKLKVEANEGYMLSPDYYFQQTGGAGKAERIDFLDKDRSTIKRASYTTCSPDNADWYFSANQIDLDSDRQVGVAYGGVLNFFGVPIAAAPAFSFPLNDDRRSGFLAPLMGYGSRSGFDLTMPYYFNIAPNRDLTIYPRLMTERGLQLGGEYRYLGQGYSGRIRAEFLPDDQKTNSNRWAYSIQHNQNLAKGLNAYLNVNRVSDDQYPDDFNRSVAQSAQRQYVQEGGVTYNWQDFFLMARVQKFQTLRPSEPSYERVPQLNGKYIRYDLGGFDVQVEADYTRFRIPLTSTGFQQPQGERMFIQPSISYPIVRAGWYVTPKVTFNATQYQMESQDNTPNAQTNFSRVLPTVSLDSGMTFEREAPTMSRLFGVNYLQTLEPRLFYVYTPFRDQSLFPLFDTVQSDFGYGQIFSENPFTGYDRIADNNKITGGLTTRLIESDSGIERFRGTIAQRYDFTGQRVQLNGTLADPKPGASDLLAATTIQMFRGYYLDMGLQYNLDTDRVNYGNVAFSYRPEPRKVFNAGYRYRRPTAVTDNTAIDQFELSGQWPITRRAYAIARFAFDLSASQMVDTLAGVEYAADCWVGRVVYQRFRNTTQGYTGRVFLQVEFRGLSKIGSNPLNILRLNVPGYEPVSAKPVPTTQYDHYE
- a CDS encoding AzlD domain-containing protein — translated: MNALTLLWVFLAAGLATFLIRLSFIAVEGRVRLPAWFRTALQFVPAAMLSALIAPDLLMQGGELALTPTNARLVAGVVAILIAARTRSVGWTIAGGMAALLALEALF